The Methylobacterium sp. PvR107 genome contains a region encoding:
- a CDS encoding sensor histidine kinase, translated as MILHELATNATKYGALSCEAGRVRIVWHTARRETGRTLHLCWSEHGGPPVTPPPNDAASDPG; from the coding sequence ATGATCCTGCACGAGCTGGCGACCAACGCGACGAAGTATGGCGCCCTCTCCTGCGAGGCGGGGCGCGTGCGGATCGTGTGGCACACGGCCCGTCGCGAGACCGGGCGAACCCTTCATCTGTGCTGGAGCGAGCATGGCGGCCCGCCGGTGACGCCCCCTCCGAACGATGCGGCTTCGGATCCCGGCTGA